The Helicobacter ganmani genome includes a window with the following:
- a CDS encoding ComEC/Rec2 family competence protein, with amino-acid sequence MHNLSPPLFFTLKERLIFFVFLCLILCLTLGFKFYQFHILKSQNNPQITAQVLLQYTKSKQNKTYFVLKLKSNFGTFYTTSREDLRDLKYRFLSLRVILDKVSFWEFLRGFYAPSFNLILLPFEDFRKPLRETILNQHATKLMGEYYLTLFLSDSLPQEWRTLAQSYGISHIFAISGFHTGILSAIGFLILGFFYKPLHQRFFPYRNILFDLGFLVVLGLIAYYFLLTQSPSYLRALAMSCVAFFLLWRGFNVLRMESLLWCIFVLVAFFPQLIFSIGFYFSSLGVLYISLFFKYFKIPQNIKGKILYSLALNASTFFLMGIVVYYFFPYFSPLSLFSLLLTPLFIFYYPLELLLHLFGFGGFLDSLLLAWVGFKTHTITLQPNLIAFILCNALSLLAIFYYHAFWILLTINLVYYSYGIYLYFYGI; translated from the coding sequence ATGCATAATCTCTCACCGCCTTTGTTTTTTACTCTCAAAGAGCGTTTGATTTTCTTTGTTTTTTTGTGCCTTATTCTGTGTCTCACGCTTGGTTTTAAATTCTATCAATTCCATATTTTAAAGTCTCAAAACAATCCTCAAATTACTGCACAAGTTCTTTTGCAATACACCAAAAGCAAACAAAACAAAACCTATTTTGTACTCAAGCTCAAAAGCAATTTTGGCACTTTTTACACCACATCACGAGAGGATTTGCGGGATTTGAAGTATCGTTTCTTGAGCTTACGCGTTATCTTAGATAAAGTTTCTTTTTGGGAATTTTTGCGCGGATTCTATGCGCCGAGCTTTAACCTCATCTTACTTCCTTTTGAGGATTTTAGGAAGCCCTTAAGAGAGACAATTCTAAACCAACACGCAACAAAGCTTATGGGCGAATATTACTTGACACTCTTTCTGTCTGATAGCTTACCGCAGGAGTGGAGAACTTTAGCCCAAAGCTATGGAATCTCACATATTTTCGCCATTTCTGGATTCCATACAGGAATCTTAAGTGCAATTGGATTTCTAATTTTAGGATTCTTTTATAAGCCCTTACATCAACGATTTTTCCCTTATCGCAATATTCTTTTTGATTTGGGATTCCTTGTTGTTTTGGGACTGATTGCCTATTATTTTTTACTCACACAATCTCCCTCTTATTTGCGCGCTTTGGCGATGAGTTGTGTAGCATTTTTTCTACTTTGGCGTGGCTTTAATGTCTTGCGCATGGAGTCTCTCTTGTGGTGCATTTTTGTTTTGGTTGCCTTTTTTCCGCAGCTTATTTTTTCTATTGGATTTTATTTTTCTAGTTTGGGTGTTTTATATATTTCCTTATTTTTCAAATACTTTAAGATTCCACAAAATATCAAAGGCAAGATTCTATATAGCCTCGCCTTAAACGCTTCAACCTTTTTTCTAATGGGAATCGTGGTTTATTATTTCTTTCCTTATTTTTCACCCCTGTCTCTTTTTTCGCTTTTGCTTACGCCACTTTTTATTTTCTATTATCCTTTAGAGTTATTGCTTCATCTATTTGGCTTTGGTGGGTTTTTGGATTCTCTTTTGCTTGCTTGGGTAGGCTTCAAGACACATACTATCACATTGCAACCAAACCTCATTGCGTTTATTTTGTGTAATGCACTTAGTCTTTTAGCTATTTTTTACTACCACGCTTTTTGGATTCTTTTAACCATTAATTTAGTCTATTATAGCTATGGAATCTATTTGTATTTTTATGGAATTTAA
- a CDS encoding DUF502 domain-containing protein has translation MNPILSKIGKGLFAILPFLLLFWIFSFVYEFCAKIFYSIFGITNANLFVTLLICFLSLALLYYIGLLVEKNKEVLFIKITEMLITKIPLVKGVYSGIKEVLKIFLGKNEEGYLGVASIHIGEMELIGFITKEEGESFWIFVPTTPNPTSGFLLKLPKTQVQISDLSVSDGFKKIISLGVR, from the coding sequence GTGAATCCTATCCTCTCCAAAATCGGCAAGGGTCTCTTTGCGATTCTCCCCTTTTTGTTACTTTTTTGGATTTTTTCTTTCGTTTATGAATTTTGTGCCAAAATTTTTTACTCTATCTTTGGAATCACAAACGCGAATCTTTTTGTAACCCTCCTCATTTGTTTCTTGAGCCTTGCTCTGCTCTATTATATTGGACTTTTAGTAGAAAAAAACAAAGAAGTTTTGTTTATCAAAATTACAGAAATGCTAATTACCAAGATTCCACTTGTCAAAGGCGTTTATTCTGGAATCAAAGAGGTTTTAAAAATCTTTTTGGGTAAAAATGAAGAGGGATATTTGGGCGTTGCTTCTATCCATATTGGAGAAATGGAATTGATAGGGTTCATCACCAAAGAGGAAGGGGAAAGTTTTTGGATTTTTGTTCCTACAACTCCCAATCCCACTTCAGGTTTTCTCCTAAAACTTCCCAAAACGCAAGTCCAAATTTCGGATTTATCTGTTAGTGATGGATTTAAGAAAATTATTTCTTTGGGTGTAAGATAA
- the mqnP gene encoding menaquinone biosynthesis prenyltransferase MqnP: MQIQQKLKDLSELVMLQHSFFSMPFMFIALLTSAKGWFGWKLFIFGVIATISARNFAMAFNRYADRKFDSTNPRTQNRPSVDGRIAPNAILFFIFVNAVIFVCISYFINALCFYLSIPILAILASYSLFKRFSSLAHIVLGLSLGLAPIAGAIAASGEIPLWSIYLCIGVLFWVAGFDLLYALQDIEHDKKEGLHSIPSVFGVTKTLWLSRLFHLLTLVFWGLFIFEANLGLWMWIGLGISILALFFEQYLVSKNFHHIPRAFFTVNAYLGIALLGFCILDLMAGL, encoded by the coding sequence ATGCAAATCCAACAGAAACTAAAAGATTTAAGCGAATTGGTAATGCTTCAGCATAGTTTTTTTTCTATGCCTTTTATGTTTATTGCCTTACTAACTAGTGCAAAGGGCTGGTTTGGCTGGAAATTATTTATTTTTGGTGTGATTGCGACCATTAGTGCGCGCAATTTTGCTATGGCATTCAATCGCTATGCAGACCGCAAGTTTGATAGCACAAATCCGCGCACTCAAAACCGCCCAAGCGTAGATGGCAGAATTGCGCCCAATGCAATTTTATTCTTTATCTTTGTTAATGCAGTCATTTTTGTTTGCATTAGCTATTTTATTAATGCTTTGTGTTTTTATCTTTCTATCCCTATTCTTGCGATTCTTGCAAGTTATTCGCTGTTTAAACGTTTCTCTAGCTTAGCGCATATTGTGCTAGGGCTTTCTTTGGGGTTAGCTCCTATTGCAGGGGCGATTGCAGCAAGCGGCGAGATTCCATTATGGAGCATTTATCTATGTATTGGGGTGCTTTTTTGGGTCGCCGGATTTGACTTACTCTATGCCTTGCAAGACATTGAGCACGACAAAAAAGAGGGTCTGCATTCTATTCCTAGTGTCTTTGGTGTTACCAAAACCCTATGGCTTTCAAGGCTTTTTCACTTGCTCACGCTTGTTTTTTGGGGATTATTCATTTTTGAAGCAAATCTTGGCTTATGGATGTGGATTGGACTTGGAATCTCAATCCTTGCGCTCTTTTTTGAACAATATTTAGTTTCTAAAAATTTTCATCATATCCCGCGCGCATTTTTCACAGTTAATGCCTATCTCGGAATTGCGCTTTTAGGATTTTGCATTTTAGACTTAATGGCTGGGCTTTAA
- the thrB gene encoding homoserine kinase produces the protein MEFRVPATSANLGPGFDSLGLALNLYNHFSLKPSKFTSIQIHGEGAKNPKLRIDNVFVRIFNEQLKKLTGKTLHFKFTFDNSIPISRGLGSSSAVIIGAISAAFKVAGIPFQKQEILNLALNYESHPDNITPACMGGFNVCMLTQRKNEVRFIHSPLPDSIQAVVVIPNQSISTHLSRQTLPKKYSQKDAVFNLSHASVLAGAFITQHFELLREASMDRFHQYYRMKQIPLLFEVQKCALSSGALMSTLSGSGSTFFNLCYKDDSVRLHKILSQKFPKLKILILNFDNFGVVFDDEFKL, from the coding sequence ATGGAATTTCGCGTGCCTGCAACGAGTGCAAACTTAGGACCGGGCTTTGATAGTTTAGGACTCGCCTTAAATCTTTATAATCATTTTAGCCTCAAACCCTCCAAATTCACCTCCATTCAAATCCATGGAGAAGGCGCAAAAAATCCTAAATTACGCATAGATAATGTGTTTGTTAGAATCTTTAACGAGCAACTTAAAAAGCTAACAGGCAAAACTCTGCATTTTAAATTTACTTTTGACAATTCAATACCTATTTCGCGCGGTTTGGGGAGTAGTTCAGCAGTTATTATCGGAGCAATTAGTGCGGCTTTTAAAGTCGCTGGGATTCCGTTCCAAAAGCAAGAAATTCTAAATCTCGCACTTAATTACGAATCCCACCCCGACAATATTACTCCTGCCTGTATGGGAGGATTTAATGTCTGTATGCTCACGCAACGTAAAAATGAAGTGCGTTTTATCCATTCGCCTTTGCCCGATTCCATTCAAGCGGTTGTAGTGATTCCAAATCAATCCATTTCAACCCACCTCTCACGGCAAACTTTACCCAAAAAATATAGCCAAAAAGATGCTGTGTTTAATCTTTCTCACGCAAGTGTGTTGGCAGGTGCTTTTATCACGCAACATTTTGAATTATTGCGCGAAGCAAGTATGGATAGATTCCATCAATATTATCGTATGAAACAGATTCCATTGCTTTTTGAAGTGCAAAAATGCGCCCTCTCCTCTGGTGCATTAATGAGCACACTCTCTGGCAGTGGTTCAACTTTTTTTAATTTATGTTACAAAGACGATAGTGTGCGATTGCATAAAATCTTAAGCCAAAAATTTCCAAAACTCAAAATCTTAATATTAAATTTTGATAATTTTGGCGTCGTCTTTGATGATGAATTTAAGCTTTAG
- a CDS encoding DUF448 domain-containing protein, with translation MSNPIRMCIVCRNRFPQAQLIRLQYKDSVLKCHQGAGRSFYLCSSCKETPKASDSIAKICKLDKKHKENIKFALKEIFLYG, from the coding sequence ATGTCTAATCCAATTAGAATGTGTATCGTATGTCGGAATCGCTTTCCACAAGCACAATTAATCCGTTTGCAATACAAAGATTCTGTGTTGAAATGCCATCAAGGTGCAGGTAGAAGCTTCTATCTCTGCTCTAGTTGCAAAGAAACACCCAAAGCAAGTGATTCTATCGCAAAGATTTGTAAATTGGATAAAAAACACAAAGAAAATATTAAGTTTGCATTAAAGGAGATTTTTCTGTATGGATAA
- the infB gene encoding translation initiation factor IF-2, translating into MDKIRISEIAKELSKTSKEVLQKAQELGFESKTASSSVTTEQADILYNYILSGVNPVAQSQAKDSKESKKTAKTKKSTEETKSKTQKKNQEKPKATATKTTGKTSKTQKDSKTDTPKAKKDSAKALESDLQIQEDVQKVIQEFQDILEVPAEESFQEIEEAKPTESNASESKLPPQISQENPAIKRTGLRIIKKRDVRESQEETPKLESYKESPRTLQDLLGNLEDNQGRNKDKKKKKDKPSVHTSKNLGQQKIDLLDNREFYSSHDDDEEDIILFDLSVQDERNMEEEDNERKATTERIKIQRHNPFMEQGSTRRSSRKKAPKAQKTQETISGIVKIPEEIRAYEFAEKVGRSTSEVIKVLFGLGMMVTKNDFLEKDAIEILAEEFGIQIELINNAEELDYTQLEENNDNEKDLITRAPVVTIMGHVDHGKTSLLDYIRNTKIAHGEAGGITQHIGAYTINKNGKQITFIDTPGHEAFSEMRARGAQATDIAIIVIAADDGVKPQTIEALNHAKAANAPIIIAVNKIDKPEANPDKLKAEAAELGFTPLEWGGNYEFVHISAKSGEGIDDLLETILLQAEILELKANPNKSARAVVIESSLEKGKGPVATLIVQNGTLHIGDSIIADTAFGRVRAISDDLGKSIHSIPPSGVGVITGLNEVPPAGSILLAVENDNIARDYAQKRAAHLRQKELSHSTKVSFDELSSMVAQGQLKNLPAIIKADTQGSLEAIRGSLEKLQNEEVKVNIIHKGVGGITESDLALAGASANCVILGFNVRPTGSVKNKAKELGIQIKTYSIIYSLLDDIKALLGGLLSPVLEEENTGQAEVRETFNIAKVGTIAGCFVTDGVIQRGIKVRLIRNGVVIHNGNITSLKRFKDDAREVAKGFECGIMLEDYNDIQVGDVFETYKEVEKQRTL; encoded by the coding sequence ATGGATAAAATCCGTATTAGTGAGATTGCTAAAGAACTAAGCAAAACAAGCAAAGAAGTTTTACAAAAAGCCCAAGAGTTAGGTTTTGAATCCAAAACTGCTTCTAGTAGCGTTACAACCGAGCAAGCGGATATATTATATAATTATATTTTATCTGGTGTAAATCCTGTTGCGCAATCTCAAGCAAAAGATTCTAAAGAAAGCAAAAAAACTGCAAAAACCAAAAAATCTACCGAAGAGACAAAAAGCAAAACACAGAAGAAAAACCAAGAAAAACCAAAAGCTACGGCAACCAAAACAACAGGCAAAACCTCTAAAACGCAAAAAGATTCCAAAACAGACACACCAAAAGCTAAAAAAGATTCCGCTAAAGCACTAGAATCAGACTTACAAATCCAAGAAGATGTTCAAAAAGTTATTCAGGAATTTCAAGATATTTTAGAAGTGCCAGCCGAGGAATCTTTCCAAGAAATAGAAGAAGCCAAACCCACAGAATCCAACGCAAGCGAAAGCAAACTTCCTCCGCAAATCTCTCAAGAAAATCCTGCCATTAAACGCACCGGATTAAGAATCATCAAAAAACGCGATGTGCGCGAAAGTCAAGAAGAAACACCAAAACTAGAATCCTACAAAGAATCTCCACGCACCTTGCAAGATTTGCTTGGCAACCTAGAGGACAATCAGGGACGCAACAAAGACAAAAAAAAGAAAAAAGACAAACCAAGTGTGCATACAAGCAAAAATTTGGGACAACAAAAAATAGATTTACTAGACAATAGAGAATTTTATAGCTCCCACGACGATGACGAAGAAGATATTATTTTGTTTGACTTAAGCGTGCAAGATGAACGCAATATGGAAGAAGAAGATAATGAACGCAAAGCCACAACCGAGCGCATTAAGATTCAAAGACATAATCCCTTTATGGAGCAAGGTAGCACACGAAGGTCTAGTCGCAAAAAAGCTCCCAAAGCGCAAAAAACACAAGAAACAATTAGCGGTATTGTAAAGATTCCAGAGGAAATTCGCGCCTATGAATTTGCTGAAAAAGTTGGTAGAAGCACAAGTGAAGTCATCAAAGTGCTTTTTGGTCTTGGAATGATGGTAACCAAAAATGACTTTTTAGAAAAAGATGCAATTGAGATTCTAGCTGAAGAGTTTGGAATCCAAATAGAATTAATCAACAATGCAGAAGAGCTAGATTACACACAACTAGAAGAGAACAATGACAATGAAAAAGACTTGATTACGCGTGCGCCAGTTGTTACAATTATGGGGCATGTTGATCACGGCAAAACTTCCTTGTTAGATTACATCAGAAATACCAAAATAGCCCACGGAGAAGCGGGCGGAATCACACAGCATATTGGTGCTTATACGATTAACAAAAATGGCAAACAAATCACTTTTATTGATACTCCCGGACACGAAGCATTCAGTGAAATGCGTGCAAGAGGGGCGCAGGCAACTGATATTGCAATCATTGTAATTGCCGCAGACGACGGTGTGAAACCCCAAACAATTGAAGCCTTAAACCACGCTAAAGCTGCCAATGCTCCTATTATCATTGCAGTAAATAAAATTGATAAACCAGAAGCAAACCCAGACAAGCTCAAAGCAGAAGCTGCGGAACTCGGTTTTACTCCGCTAGAATGGGGAGGAAATTATGAGTTTGTCCATATTTCCGCTAAAAGTGGAGAAGGAATTGATGACTTGCTAGAAACGATTTTATTACAAGCAGAAATTTTAGAACTTAAAGCCAATCCTAACAAATCTGCGCGTGCAGTTGTGATTGAAAGTAGCCTTGAAAAAGGCAAAGGACCTGTTGCCACATTGATTGTCCAAAATGGAACTTTGCATATAGGGGATAGTATTATCGCTGACACTGCTTTTGGGCGCGTTCGAGCTATTAGTGATGATTTGGGCAAATCCATTCACAGCATTCCTCCTTCAGGCGTGGGAGTAATCACGGGCTTAAATGAAGTGCCACCTGCTGGCTCTATCCTCCTTGCGGTAGAAAATGACAATATTGCACGAGATTATGCACAAAAACGTGCGGCACACTTGCGTCAAAAAGAACTTTCGCATTCTACAAAAGTTTCTTTTGATGAGCTTAGCTCTATGGTAGCACAAGGGCAGCTCAAAAACCTGCCCGCCATTATCAAAGCAGACACACAAGGAAGCTTAGAGGCAATTCGCGGAAGCTTAGAAAAACTACAAAACGAGGAAGTGAAAGTCAATATTATTCATAAGGGTGTGGGCGGAATCACAGAAAGCGACTTGGCTCTTGCGGGGGCAAGTGCGAATTGTGTGATTTTAGGATTCAATGTGCGTCCAACAGGAAGCGTAAAAAATAAGGCGAAAGAACTTGGAATCCAAATCAAAACCTATTCCATTATTTATTCGCTTTTAGACGATATTAAAGCCTTGCTTGGCGGCTTGCTCTCACCTGTTTTAGAAGAAGAAAACACCGGACAAGCGGAAGTGCGCGAGACTTTCAATATTGCCAAAGTCGGAACGATTGCCGGTTGCTTCGTAACTGATGGCGTAATTCAAAGAGGAATCAAGGTGCGCTTAATCCGCAATGGTGTCGTGATTCATAATGGCAACATTACTTCACTCAAACGTTTTAAAGATGATGCACGCGAAGTGGCAAAAGGCTTTGAATGTGGAATTATGCTAGAAGATTACAACGACATTCAAGTCGGCGATGTCTTTGAAACCTATAAAGAAGTGGAAAAACAAAGGACGCTTTAA
- the rbfA gene encoding 30S ribosome-binding factor RbfA: protein MQDIKLARTQSLLKEILPSALANLNDTRLNSLNVIEVKCSRGKYFAEVFLNAPFATQQEKAEILTQLKKARGIIKEYCLEETGWFRCPDFKFSFDTTLEQENRLDKIFDTLQKERESKQKGKNDTCS, encoded by the coding sequence ATGCAAGACATTAAGCTTGCTCGCACACAATCTTTACTGAAAGAGATTCTACCAAGTGCATTAGCAAACCTCAATGACACGCGCCTAAATTCTCTCAATGTAATAGAGGTTAAATGTTCGCGTGGTAAATATTTTGCCGAAGTTTTCCTAAACGCTCCTTTTGCAACCCAACAAGAAAAAGCAGAGATTCTAACCCAACTCAAAAAAGCACGCGGAATTATCAAGGAATATTGCTTAGAAGAAACGGGCTGGTTTCGTTGTCCAGACTTCAAATTTAGCTTTGACACAACCTTAGAACAAGAAAATCGTTTGGATAAAATCTTTGATACACTCCAAAAAGAGCGCGAAAGCAAACAAAAGGGGAAAAATGACACTTGCTCCTGA
- the rimP gene encoding ribosome maturation factor RimP: MTLAPDLEIKIKILIESLGFTLYDIFNIKENENQILRICITKSNREDSASVTLEDCQEVSLALSPLLDVEMPNSEKYFLEVSSPGIERTLRTLAHYQNAIGELVKIKTINKKEFKGKLLQVNQNTLTLEDTQANMQIIPLESIKKAQTYFEW; encoded by the coding sequence ATGACACTTGCTCCTGATTTAGAAATCAAAATCAAAATATTAATAGAAAGTCTAGGTTTTACTCTTTATGATATTTTTAATATTAAAGAAAATGAGAATCAGATTTTGCGTATTTGTATCACAAAGTCAAATAGAGAGGATTCCGCTAGTGTAACACTTGAAGATTGCCAAGAAGTAAGCCTTGCTCTTTCGCCTTTGCTAGATGTTGAAATGCCAAATTCTGAAAAGTATTTTTTAGAAGTTAGTTCACCCGGAATTGAACGCACGCTTAGAACCCTTGCACATTATCAAAACGCCATAGGAGAACTTGTCAAAATCAAAACCATAAACAAAAAAGAATTCAAAGGCAAACTTTTACAAGTGAATCAAAACACTCTTACCCTAGAAGATACTCAAGCAAATATGCAAATAATCCCACTAGAGTCTATCAAAAAAGCTCAAACCTACTTTGAATGGTAG
- a CDS encoding dihydrofolate reductase family protein — protein MVVSHVQNIGTDEFYLNLCLQSAWQNQLITLPNPAVSALILDQYGTILSLESHQECGKPHAEVLALQKAYAKLSGDCEILRLSDSAQIHQYLLKCSQNLFNKTTIYVSLEPCGSHKCGRTPSCTSLLKALKPKRIIIATQDRSQNAKGGAEELEQCGIPVTKAWETKNLTSIHQCANSLLYPFNALQTKGRFLLYKYACRLDGSINGGQISSKAAQSKMHDYRAKADFLLLSGKTIREDKPTLDARFASLESKRPPNILILTRDNNFSTDAPLFDIPNREVKILNQINPTLQNINGFIMCEGGAELLSALQPHIDMLLVILQPSFNADFTLTMHLRLSFHLVHSMQIGEDLFLWLLPKNQPML, from the coding sequence ATGGTAGTCTCTCACGTGCAAAATATAGGCACAGATGAATTTTATTTGAATCTTTGCTTGCAAAGTGCGTGGCAAAACCAACTCATCACACTGCCAAATCCCGCTGTAAGCGCACTCATATTAGACCAATATGGCACAATTTTAAGCCTAGAATCGCACCAAGAATGTGGCAAACCACACGCAGAAGTGCTTGCTCTTCAAAAAGCCTATGCAAAACTAAGCGGCGATTGTGAAATCTTGCGACTAAGCGATTCTGCGCAAATCCATCAGTATTTGCTCAAATGCTCCCAAAATCTTTTTAATAAGACTACGATTTATGTCAGCCTAGAACCTTGCGGTAGTCATAAATGCGGTAGAACTCCCTCTTGCACAAGTCTTTTAAAAGCACTAAAACCAAAACGCATTATTATTGCCACACAAGATAGAAGCCAAAACGCTAAAGGCGGGGCGGAGGAACTAGAACAATGCGGAATCCCTGTAACAAAAGCTTGGGAAACAAAAAACTTAACTTCCATTCATCAATGCGCAAACTCTCTCTTGTATCCCTTCAATGCCCTGCAAACAAAAGGGCGATTCTTACTCTACAAATATGCTTGCAGGCTAGATGGTAGCATTAATGGCGGACAAATCAGCTCAAAAGCAGCCCAAAGCAAAATGCACGATTATCGCGCAAAAGCAGATTTTTTGCTCCTTTCTGGCAAAACAATAAGAGAAGATAAGCCGACACTTGATGCAAGATTTGCAAGTTTGGAATCCAAACGCCCTCCAAATATCTTAATATTAACGCGTGATAATAATTTCTCTACTGATGCACCACTTTTTGATATACCAAACAGAGAGGTAAAAATATTAAATCAAATAAACCCTACATTACAAAATATTAATGGGTTTATAATGTGTGAGGGCGGAGCAGAACTCCTAAGTGCATTACAGCCACATATAGATATGCTTCTTGTGATTTTACAACCAAGCTTTAATGCAGATTTTACTCTCACAATGCACCTAAGACTCTCCTTTCATCTTGTCCATAGTATGCAAATAGGAGAAGATTTGTTTTTATGGCTTTTACCCAAAAATCAACCAATGCTTTAA
- a CDS encoding LysR substrate-binding domain-containing protein: MKIKDLEIFLDLLKSKSPTQTAERFSISQPNVSIVVKRLEKLAGFPLFERIGKKLVPTSRALFLGGMWLEVVQGYYASLESLERTDSQEITGELSIVATHTISEYFLPKIVFEFAKTHRKVRLKLQVAHFKECFEQIKKGAVDLALVEGDISSQYASTEGLVSEMLHTDSLIVASNDFILASRTRDIKDLLDKMWILREYGSGQREQFVGALAKLGVEIPIFIELNCTTAIKDLVICEGALSVFSEIAIRKELENKVLFPIKIKNLPLEQSFYSLKRRSQLHNPILLKFEEYVLEQSKQ, encoded by the coding sequence ATGAAAATTAAGGATTTAGAGATATTTTTAGATTTGTTAAAGAGTAAAAGTCCTACACAAACAGCCGAACGATTCTCTATCTCACAACCTAATGTATCCATAGTGGTGAAGCGATTAGAAAAACTTGCGGGTTTTCCGCTTTTTGAACGCATTGGAAAGAAGCTAGTGCCAACTTCAAGAGCATTATTTCTAGGCGGAATGTGGCTAGAGGTAGTGCAAGGATATTATGCAAGTCTTGAGAGTTTGGAGCGCACAGATTCTCAAGAGATTACAGGAGAATTAAGTATTGTTGCAACGCATACAATTAGTGAATATTTTTTGCCTAAAATTGTTTTTGAGTTTGCCAAAACACACAGAAAAGTTAGGCTGAAATTACAGGTTGCCCATTTTAAGGAATGTTTTGAACAAATCAAAAAAGGTGCGGTGGATTTGGCACTTGTAGAGGGAGATATTTCTTCGCAATATGCGAGCACCGAAGGGTTGGTGAGTGAAATGTTGCATACGGATTCTTTGATTGTGGCGAGCAATGATTTTATTCTCGCCTCGCGCACAAGGGACATTAAGGATTTACTAGACAAGATGTGGATTTTGAGAGAATATGGTTCGGGGCAGAGGGAACAATTTGTGGGTGCTTTGGCAAAACTCGGGGTTGAGATTCCAATTTTTATTGAGCTAAATTGCACAACAGCAATTAAGGATTTGGTGATTTGTGAGGGCGCATTGTCTGTCTTTTCTGAAATTGCTATTAGAAAAGAGTTAGAAAATAAAGTCTTATTCCCCATTAAAATTAAAAATTTACCCCTAGAGCAATCTTTTTATTCGCTTAAGCGTCGAAGTCAGCTTCATAATCCAATTTTGTTAAAATTTGAGGAATATGTTTTGGAGCAAAGCAAGCAATAA
- the rsmD gene encoding 16S rRNA (guanine(966)-N(2))-methyltransferase RsmD codes for MLKNPPKSTLRILGGIYKGRKLQMASLDTTRSSKAILKESFFNTLNSGIVGASFVEFFAGSGSIGIEALSRGARFALFFESDKKACEILKANLQSTCQNNENYRVFLGDTFNHYKLALKILKSPSIGYIDPPFNVRNTMQDIYERCYQMIEDLDKNLFDLLVLEHISSLEIPTHIGSFTLIKTKKFGRSSLSYFESGVQNEN; via the coding sequence ATGCTTAAAAATCCTCCCAAATCTACCTTGAGAATTTTAGGTGGAATCTATAAGGGACGCAAGTTGCAAATGGCTTCTTTGGATACGACGCGCTCTTCTAAAGCAATTCTAAAGGAATCGTTTTTTAATACTTTAAATAGTGGCATTGTGGGAGCAAGTTTTGTAGAATTTTTTGCCGGGAGCGGAAGTATCGGGATAGAAGCACTTAGTCGTGGAGCAAGATTTGCATTGTTTTTTGAGAGTGATAAAAAGGCTTGCGAGATTTTAAAAGCAAATTTGCAAAGTACTTGTCAAAACAATGAAAACTATCGTGTCTTCTTGGGCGATACTTTTAATCATTATAAGCTTGCTTTGAAAATATTGAAATCCCCTAGTATTGGATATATTGACCCACCTTTTAATGTGCGCAACACAATGCAAGATATTTACGAAAGATGTTATCAAATGATAGAGGATTTGGATAAAAATCTTTTTGATTTGCTTGTGTTGGAGCATATTTCCTCTTTGGAGATTCCAACGCATATTGGTAGTTTTACGCTCATAAAAACGAAGAAATTTGGTAGGAGTTCTTTGAGCTATTTTGAATCAGGGGTGCAAAATGAAAATTAA
- the aroQ gene encoding type II 3-dehydroquinate dehydratase, with protein MKAMVIQGPNLNMLGIRDPRIYGPAKLETIHQNIKQHAEQIGLEVDFFQSNFEGEIVDKIQECLGQYDGIIINPAAYSHTSVAIRDAISAVNLPTIEVHISNIHSREDFRHKSLTAAVCAGVIAGFGPMGYHLALQGLVQILTELNAIKEARKQAAAQNAQPQQ; from the coding sequence ATGAAAGCAATGGTAATCCAAGGTCCCAATCTCAATATGCTAGGGATTCGCGACCCGCGTATCTATGGACCAGCAAAGCTTGAAACAATCCACCAAAACATCAAACAACACGCTGAACAAATCGGCTTAGAGGTGGATTTTTTTCAAAGCAATTTTGAAGGCGAAATCGTAGATAAAATCCAAGAATGCTTAGGACAATACGATGGAATTATTATCAATCCCGCCGCTTACTCACACACTTCTGTTGCGATTCGGGACGCAATTTCTGCTGTCAATTTACCAACGATTGAAGTGCATATTAGCAATATTCACTCAAGAGAAGATTTCCGACACAAAAGCTTAACTGCTGCGGTATGCGCTGGCGTTATTGCGGGCTTTGGTCCAATGGGTTATCATCTTGCTTTACAAGGACTTGTTCAGATTCTCACTGAATTAAACGCAATCAAAGAAGCGCGCAAGCAAGCGGCTGCACAAAACGCACAACCCCAACAATAA